One window of the Manihot esculenta cultivar AM560-2 chromosome 14, M.esculenta_v8, whole genome shotgun sequence genome contains the following:
- the LOC110600133 gene encoding probable myosin-binding protein 5 — protein MAKRSFKHFVEEELGKFPLFLIYAVLEWLLIIVLFIDGFLAFFANEFARFFELEIPCLLCTRIDHVLVRRTSDFYYNDSICESHKKEVSCLAYCHNHKKLSDIRRMCDTCLLSFATAKEAHGHTYKSLVGILNKDIATIVDNDPDQHFTLPTGRKDDSMQAEDIFLHRCPCCGGPLKAKSYFKGKGSSMTSQAPTPSPRAPFANWRNEEHRNLEIYTMRYTELKFPDDESELHEDEDGQNTPRLGKQSKEDAKAPTGLTEAEYMNEDRTPIFCRGNRYFGIPLTDSANVSPRWSNRVPRKSPLEKTEFASEYTEGSAPSEADGDLILHQMKGQARLDRKSLMALYMELDEERSASAVAANNAMAMITRLQAEKAAVQMEALQYQRMMEEEAEYDQEALQATYDLLAKREEEIKVLEAELDEYREKYGPLREDSFEGSEVEGYQNMNSQTLKRSVDAGSQDNNSQTLKRSEDEGSLDKNSQPISSNAEKSEHISPACSSTDGRINDENQHSNKQSSSLSNENEGKVPEKLRKPGRACPLGRLKHIEKRGYISDGRMNEATGQEGKLMKELLHFHEWVKALEVDDKSSKHAGQTIQNDSEKLLIEISDNLQKLRHFISVSSGDN, from the exons ATGGCTAAAAGATCATTTAAGCATTTTGTGGAAGAAGAACTGGGAAAGTTCCCATTGTTCCTCATCTATGCTGTACTCGAATGGTTGTTGATAATTGTGCTTTTTATTGATGGGTTTCTTGCATTTTTTGCTAACGAATTTGCTAGATTCTTTGAGTTGGAAATCCCTTGTTTGCTTTGTACAAGGATTGATCATGTTTTGGTTCGTAGAACTTCTGACTTTTATTACAATGATTCTATATGCGAATCTCACAAGAAGGAGGTTTCATGTTTGGCTTATTGTCACAACCACAAGAAGCTTTCTGATATAAGAAGAATGTGTGATACTTGTCTTCTTTCATTTGCTACGGCGAAGGAAGCTCATGGCCATACGTACAAGTCTCTTGTTGGGATTTTGAACAAGGACATTGCAACGATTGTTGATAACGATCCAGATCAGCATTTCACTCTGCCTACTGGAAGAAAAGATGATTCAATGCAGGCTGAGGATATTTTTCTCCATCGATGTCCATGCTGTGGCGGGCCGTTGAAGGCCAAATCCTATTTTAAAGGAAAAGGATCCAGCATGACTTCACAAGCTCCCACTCCTTCCCCAAGAGCTCCGTTTGCAAATTGGAGAAATGAGGAGCATCGAAACTTGGAAATATATACCATGCGATACACAGAACTCAAGTTTCCAGACGATGAATCTGAGCTACATGAAGATGAGGATGGCCAGAATACACCACGTCTTGGTAAGCA AT CTAAAGAAGATGCAAAAGCTCCTACAGGGCTgacagaagctgagtatatgaATGAGGATAGAACTCCTATTTTTTGCAGAGGAAACAGGTATTTTGGAATTCCACTAACAGATTCAGCTAATGTCAGCCCTAGGTGGAGTAATAGGGTCCCAAGAAAATCACCACTTGAAAAAACAGAATTTGCTTCAGAGTACACGGAAGGCAGTGCACCAAGTGAAGCAGATGGTGACTTGATTTTGCACCAAATGAAGGGACAGGCTCGCTTAGATCGCAAGTCATTGATGGCTTTGTATATGGAACtggatgaagaaagaagtgctTCTGCTGTTGCAGCTAATAATGCAATGGCCATGATCACTAGGTTGCAGGCAGAGAAGGCAGCAGTTCAGATGGAGGCCTTACAGTATCAAAGAATGATGGAGGAGGAGGCAGAATATGATCAAGAAGCCCTGCAAGCAACATATGATTTACTTGCCAAGAGAGAGGAAGAGattaaggttttggaggctgaactTGACGAGTATAGAGAAAAATATGGCCCCTTAAGAGAAGACAGTTTTGAGGGATCTGAAGTTGAGGGTTACCAGAACATGAACTCACAAACTCTCAAAAGATCTGTAGATGCGGGTTCCCAGGACAATAACTCACAAACTCTTAAGAGATCTGAAGATGAGGGTTCCCTGGACAAGAACTCACAACCTATCTCATCCAATGCTGAAAAATCTGAACATATCAGCCCAGCCTGTAGTTCCACTGATGGACGTATTAATGATGAAAATCAGCATAGTAACAAGCAGTCTTCATCTTTGTCGAATGAGAATGAAGGGAAGGTCCCAGAAAAATTACGCAAACCGGGCAGAGCCTGCCCTCTTGGTCGGTTGAAACACATAGAAAAGAGGGGTTACATATCAGACGGCCGCATGAATGAAGCGACAG GACAAGAGGGCAAATTAATGAAAGAACTATTGCATTTTCATGAGTGGGTGAAGGCTCTTGAAGTAGATGATAAGTCCTCAAAGCACGCTGGTCAGACAATTCAGAATGATAGTGAAAAGTTATTAATAGAGATATCTGACAATCTTCAGAAGCTTCGTCACTTCATCTCAGTGTCCTCTGGGGACAACTAA
- the LOC110631242 gene encoding serine/threonine-protein phosphatase PP2A-2 catalytic subunit gives MLSHGDLDRQIEYLMQCKPLTESEVKALCEQARAILVEEWNVQPVKCPVTVCGDIHGQFHDLVELFRIGGNAPDTNYLFMGDYVDRGYYSVETVTLLVALKVRYRDRITILRGNHESRQITQVYGFYDECLRKYGNASVWKYFTDLFDYLPLTALIESQIFCLHGGLSPSLDTLDNIRSLDRIQEVPHEGPMCDLLWSDPDDRCGWGISPRGAGYTFGQDISQQFNHTNGLSLISRAHQLVMEGYSWSQDKNVVTVFSAPNYCYRCGNMAAILEVGENMEQNFLQFDPAPRQIEPDTTRRTPDYFL, from the exons ATGCTGTCTCATGGTGATCTGGACCGGCAGATCGAGTACCTAATGCAGTGTAAGCCACTGACGGAAAGTGAAGTGAAGGCACTGTGCGAGCAAGCAAGAGCGATCCTGGTGGAGGAATGGAACGTGCAGCCGGTTAAATGCCCCGTCACTGTCTGTGGTGATATTCATGGCCAGTTCCACGATCTTGTCGAGCTCTTTCGCATCGGTGGAAACGCCCCCGACACTAACTATCTTTTCATGGGCGACTACGTTG ATCGAGGATATTATTCGGTGGAAACTGTGACTCTTTTAGTGGCACTGAAAGTTCGATACAGAGATAGGATTACGATTCTAAGAGGAAATCATGAGAGTCGTCAAATAACTCAAGT GTATGGCTTTTATGATGAATGCTTAAGGAAATATGGAAATGCCAGTGTTTGGAAATATTTCACTGACCTCTTTGATTATCTGCCACTTACAGCCCTAATTGAGAGTCAG ATCTTTTGCTTGCATGGTGGGCTTTCCCCATCGTTAGATACATTGGATAATATCCGCTCCTTGGACCGTATACAAGAG GTTCCCCATGAAGGTCCAATGTGTGATCTCTTATGGTCCGATCCAGATGATCGATGTGGGTGGGGAATTTCTCCACGAGGAGCTGGATACACTTTTGGACAAGATATCTCTCAACAGTTCAACCACACTAATGGGCTTAGTCTGATTTCTAGAGCTCACCAGCTTGTCATGGAAGGATACAGTTGGTCCCAG GACAAGAATGTGGTTACTGTTTTCAGTGCACCAAACTACTGCTATCGGTGTGGGAATATGGCTGCAATACTTGAGGTTGGGGAAAATATGGAGCAGAATTTCCTTCAATTTGATCCAGCTCCTCGTCAGATTGAACCTGATACGACACGCAGAACTCCTGACTATTTTTTGTAA
- the LOC110631243 gene encoding 5-formyltetrahydrofolate cyclo-ligase, mitochondrial-like isoform X2, which produces MLEVREDGLAFDRCRRSLGHGGRKYQELARERIGRSLSLLHYPTLMDGVIPVTLHHVLVDALATPSGMIPISSSALARSDVGC; this is translated from the exons ATGTTGGAAGTGCGGGAAGATG GACTTGCATTTGACAGATGCAGAAGAAGCCTGGGCCATGGAGGAAG GAAGTATCAAGAGCTAGCAAGGGAGAGAATTGGAAGGAGCCTCTCTTTG TTGCACTATCCTACTCTCATGGATGGAGTTATACCAGTAACTCTGCATCATGTATTGGTGGATGCTCTTGCAACTCCATCTGGCATGATTCCCATTAGCTCATCTGCCTTAGCAAG ATCTGATGTTGGATGTTGA
- the LOC110631243 gene encoding 5-formyltetrahydrofolate cyclo-ligase, mitochondrial-like isoform X1, whose protein sequence is MHSWCLFPGLAFDRCRRSLGHGGRKYQELARERIGRSLSLLHYPTLMDGVIPVTLHHVLVDALATPSGMIPISSSALARSDVGC, encoded by the exons ATGCATTCTTGGTGTCTGTTCCCAGGACTTGCATTTGACAGATGCAGAAGAAGCCTGGGCCATGGAGGAAG GAAGTATCAAGAGCTAGCAAGGGAGAGAATTGGAAGGAGCCTCTCTTTG TTGCACTATCCTACTCTCATGGATGGAGTTATACCAGTAACTCTGCATCATGTATTGGTGGATGCTCTTGCAACTCCATCTGGCATGATTCCCATTAGCTCATCTGCCTTAGCAAG ATCTGATGTTGGATGTTGA
- the LOC110600435 gene encoding germin-like protein subfamily T member 2, with amino-acid sequence MSAMTCFSPIRLLGCLIVLLLLPTRINSADPDPLQDFCVADLKASPSLNGFPCKPAEEVTSDDFFSDALSKESNTTNIFGWSVTPANVLTFPGLNTLGISMNRVEIAPGGLNPPHSHPRASETGVVIEGKLLVGFVTTSNVFHSKVLSAGQMFVIPRGLVHFQLNVGEEKALLFTSFNSHLPGVVIAPTSLFASSPPIPNQVLTKAFRVGEDTIETIKSKFG; translated from the coding sequence ATGTCCGCCATGACCTGTTTCTCCCCCATTCGCCTTCTGGGTTGCCTGATAGTGTTGCTGCTACTTCCAACGCGTATCAACTCAGCTGACCCAGATCCACTGCAGGATTTCTGTGTTGCTGACTTGAAAGCCTCCCCATCGTTAAATGGCTTCCCTTGCAAACCTGCAGAAGAAGTTACTTCAGATGATTTTTTCTCTGATGCTTTGAGCAAAGAGAGTAACACAACAAACATCTTTGGTTGGTCTGTGACTCCAGCTAATGTTCTTACATTTCCTGGCCTTAATACTCTAGGGATTTCGATGAATCGAGTTGAAATTGCTCCCGGAGGGCTGAACCCTCCTCATTCCCATCCTCGAGCATCCGAAACTGGGGTGGTCATAGAAGGGAAGCTCCTTGTAGGATTTGTTACAACTAGCAATGTGTTTCACTCCAAAGTTTTGAGTGCTGGGCAGATGTTTGTTATTCCTCGTGGTCTTGTTCACTTTCAGCTTAACGTTGGAGAAGAAAAAGCCCTTCTTTTCACTTCTTTCAATAGTCATTTACCTGGTGTTGTGATCGCTCCAACTAGTCTTTTTGCTTCTTCGCCCCCAATTCCCAATCAAGTGCTAACAAAGGCCTTCCGAGTAGGGGAAGATACAATCGAAACCATAAAATCCAAGTTTGGATGA
- the LOC110600434 gene encoding transcription factor bHLH79 isoform X2 — translation MDPPLINETSFSAANPSSYTLTEIWPFPAVNGQADGSGGLGLRMGNLAGGFGERDGSLEESTVTEQSVGGGGGIVRKRRDFSSEDESSKMVSTSSSGNELNSNGKRMKTSVSKNECSNSKAEVEPNSAANKKASENNSKLSEPPKQDYIHVRARRGQATDSHSLAERARREKISERMKILQDLVPGCNKVIGKALVLDEIINYIQSLQCQVEFLSMKLEAVNSRMNMNPTIESFHQKDVGGQPFEAPAAMSFGLQAARDYAQASKSEWLHMQIGGNFQRTT, via the exons ATGGATCCTCCTTTGATAAATGAGACCTCCTTCTCTGCAGCTAATCCATCTTCCTACACTTTGACCGAGATTTGGCCTTTTCCTGCAGTTAATGGACAGGCGGATGGGAGTGGTGGGTTGGGTCTCCGAATGGGGAATTTGGCTGGGGGATTTGGGGAACGAGATGGGTCATTGGAGGAATCCACCGTGACGGAGCAGAGCGTTGGTGGAGGCGGTGGGATTGTAAGGAAGAGGAGGGATTTCAGCTCAGAAGACGAGTCCTCTAAGATGGTTTCTACTTCCAGCAGTGGCAACGAATTG AATTCAAATGGTAAGCGGATGAAAACATCAGTATCAAAGAATGAGTGTAGCAATTCAAAAGCTGAAGTAGAACCAAATTCTGCTGCCAATAAGAAGGCGTCGGAGAACAACAGTAAACTCTCTGAGCCACCTAAGCAAGACTATATTCATGTGAGAGCAAGAAGGGGTCAGGCAACTGATAGTCACAGTTTGGCTGAAAGA GCcaggagagaaaagataagtgAGAGGATGAAGATACTCCAAGACTTGGTTCCTGGGTGTAATAAG GTTATAGGTAAAGCACTTGTTCTTGATGAGATAATTAATTACATTCAATCATTACAGTGCCAAGTTGAG TTCTTGTCAATGAAGCTAGAAGCAGTTAATTCAAGAATGAACATGAACCCCACAATTGAAAGCTTCCATCAAAAAGAT GTTGGTGGACAGCCATTTGAAGCTCCTGCTGCAATGAGCTTTGGCCTTCAAGCAGCAAGAGATTATGCTCAAGCATCAAAATCTGAATGGCTGCATATGCAGATTGGTGGAAATTTTCAAAGGACAACATAA
- the LOC110600434 gene encoding transcription factor bHLH79 isoform X1: MDPPLINETSFSAANPSSYTLTEIWPFPAVNGQADGSGGLGLRMGNLAGGFGERDGSLEESTVTEQSVGGGGGIVRKRRDFSSEDESSKMVSTSSSGNELKNSNGKRMKTSVSKNECSNSKAEVEPNSAANKKASENNSKLSEPPKQDYIHVRARRGQATDSHSLAERARREKISERMKILQDLVPGCNKVIGKALVLDEIINYIQSLQCQVEFLSMKLEAVNSRMNMNPTIESFHQKDVGGQPFEAPAAMSFGLQAARDYAQASKSEWLHMQIGGNFQRTT; this comes from the exons ATGGATCCTCCTTTGATAAATGAGACCTCCTTCTCTGCAGCTAATCCATCTTCCTACACTTTGACCGAGATTTGGCCTTTTCCTGCAGTTAATGGACAGGCGGATGGGAGTGGTGGGTTGGGTCTCCGAATGGGGAATTTGGCTGGGGGATTTGGGGAACGAGATGGGTCATTGGAGGAATCCACCGTGACGGAGCAGAGCGTTGGTGGAGGCGGTGGGATTGTAAGGAAGAGGAGGGATTTCAGCTCAGAAGACGAGTCCTCTAAGATGGTTTCTACTTCCAGCAGTGGCAACGAATTG AAGAATTCAAATGGTAAGCGGATGAAAACATCAGTATCAAAGAATGAGTGTAGCAATTCAAAAGCTGAAGTAGAACCAAATTCTGCTGCCAATAAGAAGGCGTCGGAGAACAACAGTAAACTCTCTGAGCCACCTAAGCAAGACTATATTCATGTGAGAGCAAGAAGGGGTCAGGCAACTGATAGTCACAGTTTGGCTGAAAGA GCcaggagagaaaagataagtgAGAGGATGAAGATACTCCAAGACTTGGTTCCTGGGTGTAATAAG GTTATAGGTAAAGCACTTGTTCTTGATGAGATAATTAATTACATTCAATCATTACAGTGCCAAGTTGAG TTCTTGTCAATGAAGCTAGAAGCAGTTAATTCAAGAATGAACATGAACCCCACAATTGAAAGCTTCCATCAAAAAGAT GTTGGTGGACAGCCATTTGAAGCTCCTGCTGCAATGAGCTTTGGCCTTCAAGCAGCAAGAGATTATGCTCAAGCATCAAAATCTGAATGGCTGCATATGCAGATTGGTGGAAATTTTCAAAGGACAACATAA
- the LOC110630648 gene encoding uncharacterized protein LOC110630648 isoform X1, which produces MVAISLYRGNLHRVPDVPRRWLMPTRKISLKDFKSLLHRRSQALTRLRSSTNGIATTSNHNPNADKQENASPAALKLEAAERTNREEEGTNREEEGTNREEEGTSKGSASKEVKDQKTLDCGDCSAKTKGLSELSLPEKAEDEAVNADGNFQPEKMDLCANPDTEMCKADVVNDKEKRKKEVEDKLLVLNAKKHNLVQVLKQILNVEEELKRRNSMQGMGIRPSVPFQVDVANDSGSMSRHNTPRMGSEGNLGGDMDGGETEDVSNPSNHSRQIHRMSSTSPSSESPLRKPPYIQHNVVPYPSRPSLGTTSSPSRFAPTGHQVPAAIVPMVSVSGTNYIASSPSPAASGGTSAFRDARQPSPWN; this is translated from the exons ATGGTGGCGATTTCGCTGTACAGGGGGAACCTTCACAGAGTCCCGGACGTACCTCGTCGATGGCTGATGCCAACCCGTAAAATCTCTCTCAAAGACTTCAAATCCCTCTTACACCGCCGCTCCCAGGCCCTCACCCGCCTCCGTTCCTCCACTAACGGCATCGCCACCACTTCAAATCATAACCCTAACGCTGATAAACAGGAGAACGCGAGTCCAGCTGCGCTTAAGTTGGAAGCCGCCGAGAGGACTAATCGTGAAGAGGAGGGGACTAATCGTGAAGAGGAGGGGACTAATCGTGAAGAGGAGGGGACCTCCAAAGGTTCAGCTTCTAAGGAGGTCAAGGATCAGAAAACATTGGATTGTGGTGACTGCTCGGCCAAAACAAAGGGCTTGTCGGAGTTGTCGCTTCCTGAGAAAGCCGAGGATGAGGCGGTTAATGCCGATGGGAATTTTCAGCCTGAAAAGATGGATTTGTGTGCTAATCCTGATACGGAG ATGTGCAAAGCTGATGTTGTAAATGataaagagaaaaggaaaaaggaagttGAGGATAAGTTACTAGTTTTGAATGCCAAGAAGCATAATCTTGTACAAGTGCTAAAGCAG ATCTTGAATGTGGAGGAGGAATTAAAGAGACGAAATAGCATGCAAGGAATGGGAATTCGTCCATCCGTCCCTTTTCAAGTGGATGTTGCTAATGATTCTGGGTCGATGAGTAGGCATAATACTCCTAGGATGGGTTCAGAGGGAAATCTTGGTGGTGACATGGATGGGGGAGAAACTGAAGATGTTTCAAATCCTAGTAATCATTCTCGTCAAATACATCGAATGAGCAGTACATCTCCATCATCAGAGTCTCCACTAAGAAAGCCTCCTTATATTCAGCACAATGTG GTTCCATATCCCTCTCGACCGAGTTTAGGGACCACTAGTAGTCCATCGCGCTTTGCTCCAACAGGACATCAAGTTCCTGCTGCGATTGTACCAATGGTATCTGTATCAGGAACAAATTACATTGCATCCTCTCCTTCCCCTGCTGCATCTGGTGGCACCTCAGCATTTAGAGATGCTCGGCAGCCGAGTCCATGGAATTAG
- the LOC110630648 gene encoding uncharacterized protein LOC110630648 isoform X2 encodes MVAISLYRGNLHRVPDVPRRWLMPTRKISLKDFKSLLHRRSQALTRLRSSTNGIATTSNHNPNADKQENASPAALKLEAAEGTNREEEGTSKGSASKEVKDQKTLDCGDCSAKTKGLSELSLPEKAEDEAVNADGNFQPEKMDLCANPDTEMCKADVVNDKEKRKKEVEDKLLVLNAKKHNLVQVLKQILNVEEELKRRNSMQGMGIRPSVPFQVDVANDSGSMSRHNTPRMGSEGNLGGDMDGGETEDVSNPSNHSRQIHRMSSTSPSSESPLRKPPYIQHNVVPYPSRPSLGTTSSPSRFAPTGHQVPAAIVPMVSVSGTNYIASSPSPAASGGTSAFRDARQPSPWN; translated from the exons ATGGTGGCGATTTCGCTGTACAGGGGGAACCTTCACAGAGTCCCGGACGTACCTCGTCGATGGCTGATGCCAACCCGTAAAATCTCTCTCAAAGACTTCAAATCCCTCTTACACCGCCGCTCCCAGGCCCTCACCCGCCTCCGTTCCTCCACTAACGGCATCGCCACCACTTCAAATCATAACCCTAACGCTGATAAACAGGAGAACGCGAGTCCAGCTGCGCTTAAGTTGGAAGCCGCC GAGGGGACTAATCGTGAAGAGGAGGGGACCTCCAAAGGTTCAGCTTCTAAGGAGGTCAAGGATCAGAAAACATTGGATTGTGGTGACTGCTCGGCCAAAACAAAGGGCTTGTCGGAGTTGTCGCTTCCTGAGAAAGCCGAGGATGAGGCGGTTAATGCCGATGGGAATTTTCAGCCTGAAAAGATGGATTTGTGTGCTAATCCTGATACGGAG ATGTGCAAAGCTGATGTTGTAAATGataaagagaaaaggaaaaaggaagttGAGGATAAGTTACTAGTTTTGAATGCCAAGAAGCATAATCTTGTACAAGTGCTAAAGCAG ATCTTGAATGTGGAGGAGGAATTAAAGAGACGAAATAGCATGCAAGGAATGGGAATTCGTCCATCCGTCCCTTTTCAAGTGGATGTTGCTAATGATTCTGGGTCGATGAGTAGGCATAATACTCCTAGGATGGGTTCAGAGGGAAATCTTGGTGGTGACATGGATGGGGGAGAAACTGAAGATGTTTCAAATCCTAGTAATCATTCTCGTCAAATACATCGAATGAGCAGTACATCTCCATCATCAGAGTCTCCACTAAGAAAGCCTCCTTATATTCAGCACAATGTG GTTCCATATCCCTCTCGACCGAGTTTAGGGACCACTAGTAGTCCATCGCGCTTTGCTCCAACAGGACATCAAGTTCCTGCTGCGATTGTACCAATGGTATCTGTATCAGGAACAAATTACATTGCATCCTCTCCTTCCCCTGCTGCATCTGGTGGCACCTCAGCATTTAGAGATGCTCGGCAGCCGAGTCCATGGAATTAG
- the LOC110630771 gene encoding transcription factor MYB35 — MGRPPCCDKLNVKRGLWTAEEDAKILAYVSKHGTGNWTALPKKAGLRRCGKSCRLRWTNYLRPDLKHDSFTPQEEELIVRLHAAIGSRWSIIALQLPGRTDNDVKNYWNTKLRKKLSEMGIDPVTHKPFSQILADYGNIGCLPKYGTRIGSLTRDLKNAFISKPAEPTEGIITNISNHLVPPKLEPIHECFFNSKNTISTDANSNHSLDLLDQLQAIKLVTEVSSCSNCETISDHFFKEGSLSSLSSSSSSSSSTCSTANQEKSAVNFSWRDFLLEDAFLPSDHPQEQENAMELSSKDLTNQAQNVIPQGQIGCEVTVSERDNVGVERTELAIPSSSFQIPSSSSASFVEAMLHQGNKNFLDFPNLVEEPFSY, encoded by the exons ATGGGGAGACCTCCTTGCTGTGACAAGCTGAATGTGAAAAGAGGGCTTTGGACAGCAGAGGAAGATGCAAAGATCCTTGCTTATGTATCCAAGCATGGAACTGGAAACTGGACTGCGCTTCCCAAGAAAGCAG GACTTAGGAGATGTGGAAAGAGTTGTAGGCTTAGGTGGACTAATTACTTGAGGCCTGATCTGAAGCATGACAGCTTCACACCCCAAGAAGAGGAGCTCATTGTCAGGCTTCATGCAGCAATAGGCAGCAG GTGGTCCATTATAGCTCTACAGCTTCCAGGGAGAACAGATAATGACGTGAAGAACTACTGGAACACGAAGCTGAGAAAGAAGCTCTCTGAAATGGGGATAGACCCCGTTACTCATAAGCCATTCTCTCAAATTCTAGCTGACTATGGAAATATTGGTTGCCTCCCAAAATATGGAACCAGAATTGGGTCTCTCACTAGAGACCTTAAGAATGCTTTCATCTCCAAACCTGCGGAGCCAACAGAAGGAATTATTACAAACATCAGCAACCATTTGGTGCCCCCTAAATTGGAACCAATCCATGAATGTTTCTTCAACAGTAAAAACACTATCAGCACTGATGCTAATAGCAACCATTCGTTGGATCTTCTTGATCAACTTCAAGCTATAAAACTGGTGACAGAAGTCTCGAGTTGCTCCAACTGTGAGACCATCTCAGATCATTTCTTTAAAGAAGGCTCATTgtcatcattatcatcatcatcgtcttcttcttcttccacttGCTCAACTGCAAACCAAGAAAAATCAGCAGTAAACTTTAGTTGGCGTGATTTTCTTCTCGAAGATGCATTTCTTCCGAGTGATCATCCACAAGAACAAGAGAATGCGATGGAGCTTTCATCCAAGGACTTAACTAACCAAGCACAAAATGTGATACCGCAAGGCCAAATTGGTTGCGAGGTCACTGTGTCTGAAAGAGACAATGTTGGAGTTGAACGAACAGAATTGGCAATTCCCAGCAGTAGCTTCCAAATCCCATCTTCCTCTAGTGCTTCATTCGTGGAAGCCATGTTACATCAAGGAAACAAGAATTTCTTGGATTTCCCCAACCTAGTAGAGGAACCATTCTCCTACTAA